Proteins from a genomic interval of Gordonia sp. SL306:
- the rpmE gene encoding 50S ribosomal protein L31, translating into MKQGIHPEYATTTVVCGCGNTFETRSTADNGRINVEVCSQCHPFYTGKQKILDTGGRVARFEKRYGKRAKKADAQ; encoded by the coding sequence ATGAAGCAGGGCATTCACCCCGAGTACGCGACGACCACGGTCGTCTGCGGCTGCGGCAACACCTTCGAGACCCGCAGCACCGCGGACAACGGACGTATCAACGTCGAGGTCTGCTCGCAGTGCCACCCGTTCTACACAGGCAAGCAGAAGATTCTCGACACCGGCGGCCGCGTGGCCCGGTTCGAGAAGCGCTACGGCAAGCGCGCCAAGAAGGCCGACGCACAGTAG
- the prfA gene encoding peptide chain release factor 1 gives MTTQSPSAIDDILAEHAGLEAQLADPSLHDDPGAARRVGKRFAELAPIMATHRRLEAARDDLAAARELAADDPAFADEIPALETTVAELDAALTDLLAPRDAHDGDDVVLEIKSGAGGEESALFAADLARMYLKYCERSGFKAQILGVTESDLGGYKEATLSIKSREQLRDGVWARLKFEGGVHRVQRVPVTESQGRIHTSAAGVLIYPEPEEVAQVEIDESDLRVDVYRSSGKGGQGVNTTDSAVRLTHLPTGIVVTCQNERSQLQNKARAMQVLAARLQSAAEEEADAAAAEGRAAQIRTVDRSERIRTYNFPENRITDHRIGYKSNNLDAVLDGDMDALLDALVAADRQARLEAQ, from the coding sequence GTGACCACGCAGAGCCCGTCGGCGATCGATGACATCCTCGCCGAACATGCCGGCCTCGAGGCGCAGCTGGCGGATCCGTCGTTGCACGACGATCCCGGTGCCGCCCGCCGGGTCGGCAAGCGGTTCGCCGAACTCGCTCCCATCATGGCGACCCATCGTCGTCTGGAGGCCGCGCGCGATGATCTGGCCGCCGCACGCGAACTGGCGGCCGACGACCCGGCGTTCGCCGACGAGATCCCGGCGCTCGAGACGACTGTCGCCGAACTCGATGCGGCGCTGACCGATCTGCTGGCGCCCCGCGACGCGCACGACGGTGACGACGTCGTCCTCGAGATCAAATCGGGGGCCGGTGGCGAGGAATCGGCATTGTTCGCCGCCGATCTCGCCCGGATGTACCTCAAGTACTGCGAGCGAAGTGGTTTCAAGGCGCAGATCCTCGGAGTCACGGAATCCGACCTCGGTGGGTACAAAGAGGCCACCCTCTCGATCAAGTCGAGAGAGCAACTGCGCGACGGTGTCTGGGCCCGCCTGAAATTCGAGGGTGGCGTCCATCGGGTGCAGCGGGTGCCGGTCACCGAATCGCAGGGGCGAATCCACACCTCGGCCGCCGGCGTACTGATCTATCCGGAACCCGAAGAGGTCGCCCAGGTCGAGATCGACGAGTCGGATCTGCGGGTCGACGTCTATCGGTCGTCCGGAAAGGGAGGTCAGGGTGTCAACACGACGGACTCCGCGGTCCGGCTGACCCACCTGCCCACCGGCATCGTCGTGACCTGTCAGAACGAACGTTCGCAGCTGCAGAACAAGGCCAGGGCCATGCAGGTGCTCGCGGCCCGCCTGCAGTCGGCTGCCGAAGAGGAAGCCGACGCCGCGGCTGCCGAAGGGCGGGCTGCGCAGATCCGCACCGTCGACCGCTCCGAGCGGATCCGGACCTACAACTTTCCGGAGAACCGGATCACCGATCACCGGATCGGCTACAAGTCGAACAATCTCGACGCCGTGCTCGACGGTGACATGGATGCGCTGCTCGATGCACTGGTGGCCGCCGACCGGCAGGCCCGCCTCGAAGCGCAATGA
- the prmC gene encoding peptide chain release factor N(5)-glutamine methyltransferase, with protein sequence MTENSSNSARDAAPARVDSELSQAERTLRDAGIDSARGDAEWLLAAVLGIDRGRLLVVDGLDQDTRDRFRGLVTRRARRIPLQHIVGATAFGPAELAVGPGVFVPRPETEFLAEWAVGIAGRAGIVTVVDLCSGSGALAVAVATMLPNARVWAVERSPTALEWLRRNVASAPPQVRDRIAVVAADVTDAAQMRAMLPFGSVDVVVANPPYVPQAARVAPEVAHDPADAVFGGADGMSVITPMMPIVAELLRPGGVVGVEHDDTTSAAVLDVVGAVGAFDDVRARDDLAGRPRFVTARRV encoded by the coding sequence ATGACCGAGAACTCGTCGAACTCGGCGCGAGACGCGGCGCCGGCTCGCGTGGACTCGGAGTTGTCGCAAGCGGAACGGACCTTGCGCGACGCCGGGATCGACAGCGCGCGTGGTGATGCCGAGTGGTTGCTCGCCGCAGTCCTGGGGATCGATCGTGGTCGGCTGCTGGTCGTCGACGGACTCGACCAGGACACCCGCGACCGGTTCCGTGGTCTGGTGACCCGTCGCGCGAGGCGAATCCCCTTGCAGCACATCGTCGGGGCCACCGCATTCGGACCGGCCGAGCTCGCCGTCGGCCCCGGCGTCTTCGTTCCCCGTCCGGAGACCGAGTTCCTCGCGGAATGGGCGGTCGGGATCGCCGGCCGAGCCGGCATCGTCACGGTTGTCGACCTGTGCAGCGGCAGCGGTGCCCTCGCGGTCGCGGTCGCGACGATGTTGCCGAACGCACGGGTCTGGGCGGTCGAGCGGTCGCCGACAGCACTGGAGTGGTTGCGGCGCAACGTCGCGAGCGCGCCCCCTCAGGTGCGTGACCGGATCGCAGTGGTGGCGGCCGACGTGACCGATGCGGCGCAGATGCGCGCGATGCTGCCGTTCGGGTCGGTGGACGTCGTGGTGGCCAACCCGCCCTATGTCCCACAGGCGGCCCGCGTCGCGCCGGAGGTGGCCCACGATCCCGCCGACGCGGTGTTCGGTGGGGCCGACGGCATGTCGGTGATCACACCGATGATGCCGATCGTCGCCGAACTCTTGCGGCCCGGTGGCGTGGTGGGTGTCGAGCACGATGACACGACGTCGGCCGCGGTTCTGGACGTGGTCGGTGCGGTGGGCGCCTTCGACGATGTCCGTGCTCGCGACGACCTGGCGGGACGTCCGAGATTCGTCACAGCACGTCGAGTCTGA
- a CDS encoding L-threonylcarbamoyladenylate synthase: MSTVFDCSDPEGRAAGIRAAVGAAKAGRLVVLPTDTLYGIGCEAFDSEAVAALLAAKGRGRDMPVPVLVGSWHTIDGLVLSVSTAARDLVEAFWPGGLSLVVEQAPSLAWDLGDTNGSVMLRMPLHPVAIELLREVGPMAVSSANVSGQPPSTTVDEARDQLGESVSVYLDGGTAAQAQPSTIVDLTGPTPRILREGAVSIDDIAEVLDLDVDVLAAR; this comes from the coding sequence GTGAGCACGGTATTCGACTGCAGTGACCCGGAAGGCCGGGCGGCGGGTATCCGCGCAGCCGTCGGAGCAGCGAAGGCGGGCAGGCTCGTGGTGCTGCCGACCGACACTCTCTACGGCATCGGCTGCGAGGCATTCGACAGCGAGGCGGTCGCCGCATTGCTGGCCGCAAAGGGGCGAGGACGCGACATGCCGGTCCCGGTGCTGGTCGGTTCGTGGCACACGATCGACGGCCTGGTGTTGTCGGTGTCGACCGCCGCACGTGACCTGGTCGAGGCGTTCTGGCCCGGCGGGCTGAGTCTCGTGGTGGAGCAGGCGCCGTCGCTGGCCTGGGATCTGGGAGACACCAACGGCTCCGTGATGCTGCGCATGCCTTTGCATCCGGTGGCGATCGAGCTCCTGCGCGAGGTGGGGCCGATGGCGGTCTCGAGCGCCAACGTGTCGGGGCAGCCGCCCTCGACCACCGTCGACGAGGCCCGCGACCAGCTCGGCGAGTCGGTGTCGGTCTACCTCGACGGAGGTACCGCCGCCCAGGCCCAGCCGTCGACGATCGTCGATCTGACGGGCCCGACGCCACGAATCCTGCGTGAAGGGGCGGTGTCGATCGATGACATCGCCGAGGTCCTCGATCTCGACGTCGACGTGCTGGCCGCGCGCTGA
- the glyA gene encoding serine hydroxymethyltransferase, with translation MSFAHSDPQVADLVERESRRRATTVQLIASETRASPAVRAAQASDFGAKYAEGYPGARFHGGCEVADRLEQLAIDRAAELFGAEYVNVQPLSGSAANLAVYAAFAQPGDPILALRLDQGGHQSHGSRANFSGRWFSPIHYGVRPSDERIDYDELRDLALLHRPRIIVAGGAAYSRSIDFAALRTIADEAESILWIDAAHLAGLVAGGVLASPVPYADVVTLSTHKVLQGPRGGMILARGAHAAVLQKAVHPFIQGGPSMGSIAGKAVCMRESATDEFASYAAETVAAAQRLGDELSGHGLRIVSGGTDTHLAVADVSAIGLTGAEAQRRLASAGIVVDRAVLPFDREPVTTGSAIRVGTPTAVLDGLGVEAMPTIAGWIIRGLRDPAGSDQHAGIRAEIERELGG, from the coding sequence ATGTCGTTCGCCCACTCCGACCCCCAGGTCGCCGACCTCGTCGAGCGTGAGAGTCGTCGCCGCGCAACCACCGTGCAGTTGATCGCGTCGGAGACGCGCGCCAGCCCGGCGGTTCGTGCGGCACAGGCGTCGGATTTCGGCGCGAAATATGCCGAGGGCTATCCGGGGGCGCGCTTCCACGGCGGATGCGAGGTCGCCGACCGACTCGAGCAACTCGCCATCGACCGCGCGGCCGAACTGTTCGGCGCCGAGTATGTCAACGTCCAGCCCCTGTCGGGCAGTGCCGCGAATCTCGCCGTCTATGCCGCATTCGCGCAGCCGGGCGATCCGATCCTGGCGTTGCGACTCGACCAGGGCGGGCACCAGAGCCATGGGTCCCGGGCGAACTTCTCGGGTCGCTGGTTCTCGCCGATCCACTACGGCGTACGTCCATCCGACGAACGCATCGATTACGACGAGCTCCGCGATCTCGCGTTGCTGCACCGGCCGCGGATCATCGTCGCCGGTGGTGCCGCCTACTCGCGCTCGATCGATTTCGCGGCCCTGCGGACCATCGCCGACGAGGCCGAGTCGATCCTCTGGATCGACGCCGCGCATCTCGCGGGGCTGGTCGCCGGGGGAGTGCTGGCGTCTCCGGTGCCGTATGCCGACGTGGTCACCTTGTCCACGCACAAGGTGCTGCAGGGGCCGCGCGGCGGGATGATCCTGGCCCGCGGCGCCCACGCCGCGGTGCTGCAGAAGGCGGTCCACCCGTTCATACAGGGCGGACCGTCGATGGGATCGATCGCAGGCAAGGCAGTCTGCATGCGGGAGTCGGCGACCGACGAGTTCGCCTCGTATGCGGCGGAGACCGTCGCGGCGGCGCAGCGCCTCGGTGACGAACTCTCCGGGCACGGTCTCCGGATCGTGAGTGGCGGCACCGACACCCATCTCGCGGTGGCCGATGTCTCCGCGATCGGACTCACCGGGGCCGAGGCGCAGCGCCGTCTGGCCTCGGCCGGGATCGTGGTGGACCGGGCCGTTCTGCCGTTCGATCGTGAACCGGTCACAACCGGCTCGGCCATCCGTGTCGGCACGCCGACGGCCGTGCTCGACGGTCTCGGTGTCGAGGCGATGCCGACGATCGCCGGCTGGATCATCCGCGGGTTGCGGGATCCGGCGGGCAGCGACCAACACGCCGGGATCCGCGCCGAAATCGAACGAGAGCTCGGCGGGTAG
- a CDS encoding glycosyltransferase family 4 protein gives MAFGAGDPGVHLTALSVVGNGGAGVPLRELALVGLTAAAVTYLLTSLVRVFAIRIGAVAVPRVRDVHVIPTPRLGGLGMFAGMVAAIALAANLPALTRGFAYTSDMSAVIVAGLVIVLVGVIDDRWGLDALTKFVGQLTAAGVLVIMGVSWYLLYVPFADIGTVVLDPLQAGLLTVAITVATINAINFVDGLDGLAAGLGLIAASAICMFSLGLLHDQGGDVSYYPPALISTALAGACLGFLPHNFSPARIFMGDSGAMLIGLMLSAASTSASGRIAINAYGPADVFTLLSPLILVAAVVFVPMLDMLMAVVRRTRAGVGFYTPDKMHLHHRLLELGHSQRRVALIIYLWVGVLAFSAAASTLFPMSVVAPMFGAGLIVALLVTMAPRLQRRYAQIRTRGHADHSDRRDSVPGGT, from the coding sequence CTGGCGTTCGGTGCCGGTGATCCCGGTGTCCACCTGACCGCGTTGTCGGTGGTCGGCAACGGCGGTGCGGGTGTCCCGCTCCGGGAGTTGGCGCTGGTGGGTCTGACCGCTGCGGCCGTCACCTACCTGCTGACCTCGCTCGTCCGCGTCTTCGCGATCCGGATCGGGGCCGTCGCGGTGCCCCGGGTGCGCGATGTCCACGTGATCCCGACGCCGCGTCTGGGCGGTCTGGGCATGTTCGCCGGCATGGTCGCCGCGATCGCGCTGGCGGCCAACCTGCCTGCGCTCACCCGAGGATTCGCCTACACCAGCGACATGAGCGCGGTGATCGTCGCGGGACTGGTGATCGTGCTGGTCGGCGTCATCGACGATCGGTGGGGGCTCGATGCCCTCACGAAGTTCGTCGGACAGCTGACCGCGGCTGGGGTCCTGGTGATCATGGGGGTCAGCTGGTACCTGCTCTACGTCCCGTTCGCCGACATCGGCACCGTGGTCCTCGATCCATTGCAGGCCGGCCTCCTGACGGTGGCGATCACGGTCGCGACGATCAACGCGATCAACTTCGTCGACGGACTGGACGGCCTCGCCGCCGGTCTTGGTCTGATCGCGGCGTCGGCGATCTGCATGTTCTCGCTCGGTCTACTCCACGACCAGGGCGGCGATGTCAGCTATTACCCGCCGGCGCTCATCTCCACCGCCCTCGCGGGCGCCTGCCTCGGATTTCTGCCCCACAACTTCTCGCCTGCGCGGATCTTCATGGGCGACTCCGGTGCCATGCTCATCGGACTCATGTTGTCCGCGGCGTCGACGAGCGCCTCCGGACGTATCGCGATCAACGCCTATGGGCCCGCCGACGTCTTCACTCTGCTGTCGCCTCTGATCCTCGTGGCGGCGGTCGTCTTCGTGCCGATGCTGGACATGCTGATGGCCGTGGTGCGACGCACGCGCGCCGGAGTGGGCTTCTACACCCCCGACAAGATGCACCTGCACCACCGTTTGCTGGAACTCGGACATTCGCAGCGACGGGTCGCGCTGATCATCTACCTGTGGGTGGGTGTGCTCGCATTCTCCGCGGCGGCCAGTACGCTCTTCCCGATGTCGGTGGTGGCACCGATGTTCGGTGCGGGCCTGATCGTCGCCCTGCTGGTCACGATGGCGCCCCGCCTGCAGCGGCGCTACGCCCAGATCCGGACACGTGGTCACGCCGACCACTCCGATCGACGCGATTCCGTGCCGGGCGGTACCTGA
- a CDS encoding ATP synthase subunit I, giving the protein MTTSAPDSAPVYPVAPTGIRRPAIIAGVVTVIVAALAIVLGHPWFAVFFLAGVVLVFINTKLVIRAVENVAAAEDPRKKLLALNSAFRLGVITVLALVAAILVRPDGLGAMFGLAVGQVILVLNTVIPVMKGLRKQI; this is encoded by the coding sequence ATGACGACGTCTGCCCCGGACTCCGCTCCCGTTTATCCGGTGGCGCCCACCGGCATCCGTCGCCCGGCGATCATCGCGGGGGTGGTGACTGTCATAGTCGCGGCATTGGCGATCGTTCTCGGGCATCCGTGGTTCGCCGTCTTCTTCCTCGCCGGAGTTGTGCTGGTCTTCATCAACACCAAACTGGTCATCCGGGCGGTCGAGAACGTCGCCGCCGCGGAGGACCCCCGCAAGAAACTGCTCGCCCTCAATTCCGCATTCCGCCTCGGGGTCATCACGGTCCTCGCATTGGTGGCGGCCATTCTGGTCCGGCCCGACGGGCTGGGCGCGATGTTCGGACTCGCCGTCGGCCAGGTGATCCTGGTGCTCAACACGGTGATTCCGGTGATGAAAGGACTTCGTAAGCAGATATGA
- the atpB gene encoding F0F1 ATP synthase subunit A, whose product MTAMTYLAESESAIEVGHHTEVELLGMTVNLDTVIGSAVAAVIVIALAFFVRFKMTSNKPNNVQLYFETITVQMRSQIEGAIGMKIAGFVLPLAVTLFTYILIANWLSIIPAQYGTAEGSTSEWLKPPASDVNFVYALALFVFVWYHAAGVKRRGIIGHPVRLVKGHSVAIAPVNIIEEIAKPISLSLRLFGNMFAGGIMVALIALMPIYVMWAPNALWKSFDLFVGLIQAFIFALLTVLYFSQAMEMDDDHH is encoded by the coding sequence ATGACCGCAATGACTTACCTGGCCGAGTCAGAGTCGGCGATCGAGGTCGGCCACCACACCGAGGTGGAGTTGCTCGGTATGACCGTCAATCTCGACACGGTCATCGGCAGTGCCGTGGCCGCGGTCATCGTGATCGCGCTTGCGTTCTTCGTCCGGTTCAAGATGACGTCGAACAAGCCGAACAACGTGCAGCTGTACTTCGAGACGATCACCGTCCAGATGCGCAGCCAGATCGAGGGCGCGATCGGCATGAAGATCGCCGGCTTCGTGCTGCCGCTGGCGGTGACCCTGTTCACCTACATCCTGATCGCCAACTGGCTGTCGATCATCCCGGCTCAGTACGGAACGGCCGAGGGTTCGACGAGCGAGTGGCTCAAGCCACCTGCCAGCGACGTCAACTTCGTGTACGCCTTGGCGCTGTTCGTGTTCGTCTGGTACCACGCCGCAGGTGTCAAGCGCCGCGGCATCATCGGCCACCCGGTCCGGCTCGTGAAGGGCCACTCGGTCGCCATCGCGCCGGTCAACATCATCGAGGAGATCGCCAAGCCGATCTCGCTCTCCCTCCGTCTTTTCGGCAACATGTTCGCGGGCGGCATCATGGTCGCGCTCATCGCGCTGATGCCGATCTACGTGATGTGGGCGCCGAACGCCCTCTGGAAGTCCTTCGACCTGTTCGTCGGACTCATCCAGGCATTCATCTTCGCCCTGCTGACGGTCTTGTACTTCAGCCAGGCGATGGAGATGGACGACGACCACCACTAG
- a CDS encoding F0F1 ATP synthase subunit C, whose amino-acid sequence MDPNLIGLGALIGGGLIMGGGAIGAGIGDGLAGAQLIAGIARQPEAQGRLFTPFFITVGLVEAAYFINLAFMALFVFATPISGQS is encoded by the coding sequence ATGGATCCCAATCTGATTGGTCTGGGTGCGTTGATCGGTGGCGGCCTCATCATGGGCGGCGGCGCGATCGGTGCCGGTATCGGCGACGGTCTGGCAGGTGCCCAGTTGATCGCGGGTATCGCGCGTCAGCCGGAGGCCCAGGGTCGACTCTTCACCCCGTTCTTCATCACCGTGGGTCTGGTCGAGGCTGCGTACTTCATCAACCTGGCGTTCATGGCGCTCTTCGTCTTCGCCACCCCGATCTCCGGCCAGTCCTGA
- a CDS encoding F0F1 ATP synthase subunit B: MNLAAENFLLPNGTFFVCLLIFVIVFLVIRTMVVPPILKVLDDRDAMIAKTAEDNRAAAASYEDADTEYRAALKDARGDATGIRDEARAKGNEQLAEAKRRATDEADAVLADTTRQLKAEGDQAASTARDDVDALSSTLASRVLGVDVSAKSTEKVN, from the coding sequence ATGAATCTCGCCGCAGAGAACTTCCTGCTCCCCAACGGCACATTCTTCGTGTGCCTGCTGATCTTCGTGATCGTGTTCCTGGTCATCAGGACGATGGTCGTGCCACCGATCCTCAAGGTGCTCGACGATCGCGACGCCATGATCGCCAAGACTGCAGAGGACAACCGGGCCGCCGCGGCGAGCTACGAGGATGCGGACACCGAGTACCGGGCAGCGCTCAAGGACGCCCGGGGGGACGCCACCGGTATTCGGGACGAGGCTCGTGCCAAGGGCAACGAGCAGTTGGCAGAGGCGAAGCGGCGGGCCACCGATGAAGCGGACGCCGTTCTCGCCGACACCACGAGACAATTGAAGGCCGAGGGGGATCAGGCGGCTTCGACCGCCCGTGACGATGTCGATGCACTGTCGTCGACATTGGCGAGTCGTGTACTCGGCGTCGACGTGTCGGCCAAGTCGACGGAGAAGGTGAACTAA
- a CDS encoding F0F1 ATP synthase subunit B/delta, which produces MDIVIGNLIGFAIIIFLFWKYLRPALSKAVNAQKDTIAQHVSESEAAKARVADAKAAHDRAVAEAKAEAEELHKGAVRDAEAISGDLKAQADSEVKRITEHGKSQVALNRASLVRDLRTDLGLTAVDGAGQLVRSHLSDPQAQSDSVDRVIDELESMSAGGPGDLVAHSSELIGLHSMRASSREAARSVAKEFDSASESVDSETLVKASVELTDVIGLIDANPVLRKRLTEDEDNTDGQVQLAQALFGGKVSPIVVEIVSAAVRQRWSSTSDFTAALRRQNALVVLTAAERDGSIEQVENELFGVARLLEQNPRLASLLSDHTHAADKRVDLLRSLVGEKVGSHTWYLLSHTIALLHGQPADVAVDHLAELAAARRGESVAHVVSAAELSDAQKARLSSVLGSIYGRTISVQTEIDTELLGGLRIGVGDEVIEADVATRLAKAAESLPR; this is translated from the coding sequence GTGGATATCGTCATCGGTAACCTCATCGGTTTCGCGATCATCATCTTCCTGTTCTGGAAGTACCTGCGGCCGGCGCTGTCCAAGGCGGTCAACGCCCAGAAGGACACGATCGCGCAACACGTCTCCGAGAGCGAGGCCGCCAAGGCTCGCGTCGCCGACGCGAAGGCTGCACACGACCGCGCCGTCGCAGAGGCCAAGGCCGAGGCTGAGGAACTGCACAAGGGTGCCGTCCGGGATGCCGAGGCGATCTCGGGCGACCTCAAGGCGCAAGCGGATTCCGAGGTCAAGCGGATCACCGAGCACGGCAAGTCCCAGGTCGCCCTGAACCGTGCCAGCCTCGTTCGTGACCTGCGCACCGACCTCGGGCTCACCGCGGTCGACGGCGCCGGACAGCTCGTGCGTTCGCACCTGTCGGATCCGCAGGCGCAGTCCGACAGCGTTGACCGGGTCATCGACGAACTCGAATCGATGTCGGCGGGCGGACCCGGGGATCTCGTCGCACACAGCTCGGAACTGATCGGACTCCACTCCATGCGGGCGAGCAGCCGCGAGGCGGCGCGTTCGGTGGCCAAGGAGTTCGATTCTGCATCCGAGTCCGTGGACAGCGAGACCCTGGTCAAGGCGTCGGTGGAACTGACGGACGTGATCGGCCTGATCGACGCGAATCCGGTGCTGCGCAAGCGGTTGACGGAAGACGAGGACAACACCGACGGACAGGTGCAGCTGGCACAGGCGCTGTTCGGTGGCAAGGTCTCGCCGATCGTCGTCGAGATCGTGTCGGCCGCGGTCCGGCAGCGGTGGTCGTCGACGTCGGACTTCACCGCGGCGCTGCGGCGCCAGAACGCGCTGGTGGTGCTCACCGCCGCCGAGCGTGACGGGTCGATCGAGCAGGTCGAGAACGAGCTCTTCGGCGTGGCCCGGCTGCTGGAGCAGAACCCGCGGCTGGCATCGCTGCTGTCCGATCACACGCACGCGGCCGACAAGCGCGTGGATCTGCTGCGGTCGCTGGTGGGCGAGAAAGTCGGGTCGCACACCTGGTATCTGCTGTCCCACACCATCGCGTTACTGCACGGGCAGCCGGCCGACGTCGCCGTCGACCATCTCGCCGAGCTCGCGGCTGCACGCCGGGGCGAGTCGGTGGCGCACGTGGTGTCGGCAGCCGAACTCTCCGACGCACAGAAGGCGAGACTCTCGTCGGTGCTCGGCAGCATCTACGGCCGGACGATCTCGGTGCAGACCGAGATCGACACCGAATTGCTCGGCGGCCTGCGCATCGGTGTGGGCGACGAGGTGATCGAGGCCGATGTCGCCACCCGTTTGGCGAAGGCGGCCGAGAGTCTGCCGCGCTGA
- the atpA gene encoding F0F1 ATP synthase subunit alpha — protein sequence MAELTISPDEIKGAIEQYVSSFEADASRDEVGIVTDTSDGIAHVSGLPGAMANELLQFDGGVLGVALNLDEDQIGCVILGDYESLEEGQQVSRTGEVLSVPVGDKFLGRVVDPLGKPIDGLGDIESEAERVLELQAASVLERQPVEESLATGIKAIDAMTAIGRGQRQLVIGDRKTGKTAVCIDAILNQKANWESGDENKQVRCIYVAIGQKGSTIAGVKTALEEAGAMEYTTIVAAPASDSAGFKWLAPYTGSAIGQHWMYEGKHVLIVFDDLTKQAEAYRAISLLLRRPPGREAYPGDVFYLHSRLLERCAKLSDELGGGSMTGLPIIETKANDVSAFIPTNVISITDGQVFLESDLFNKGVRPAINVGTSVSRVGGAAQTKGLKKVSGSLRLELAQFRELEAFSAFASDLDDASKAQLERGARWVEMLKQGQYSPFSVEDEIVSIYLCGEGHYDSVPVDDVRNFETQLLSHLHHEAKGVYDSIAGGKVLSDDQAEALVDETNKFKNSYLTHDGKRVVNEAEAKAMDSEDVEHEQITVRKS from the coding sequence ATGGCGGAGTTGACGATCTCACCAGACGAGATTAAGGGAGCGATCGAGCAGTATGTCTCGTCGTTCGAAGCCGATGCCTCCCGTGACGAGGTGGGCATCGTCACCGACACATCGGACGGTATCGCGCACGTCAGCGGTCTGCCCGGCGCGATGGCCAACGAGCTGCTGCAGTTCGACGGCGGCGTGCTCGGCGTGGCCCTGAACCTCGACGAGGACCAGATCGGTTGCGTCATCCTCGGTGACTACGAGTCACTGGAAGAGGGCCAGCAGGTCAGCCGCACCGGTGAGGTGCTCTCGGTCCCGGTCGGTGACAAGTTCCTCGGTCGCGTCGTCGATCCGCTGGGCAAGCCGATCGACGGCCTGGGCGACATCGAGTCCGAGGCCGAGCGCGTGCTCGAGCTGCAGGCGGCCTCGGTGCTCGAGCGTCAGCCCGTCGAGGAGTCGCTCGCGACCGGCATCAAGGCCATCGATGCCATGACCGCCATCGGCCGCGGACAGCGTCAGCTGGTCATCGGCGACCGCAAGACCGGCAAGACCGCGGTCTGCATCGACGCCATCCTGAACCAGAAGGCCAACTGGGAGTCGGGCGACGAGAACAAGCAGGTCCGCTGCATCTACGTCGCGATCGGTCAGAAGGGCTCGACCATCGCAGGCGTCAAGACCGCTCTCGAAGAGGCCGGCGCGATGGAGTACACCACCATCGTCGCGGCACCCGCGTCCGACTCGGCCGGCTTCAAGTGGCTGGCGCCGTACACCGGCTCGGCCATCGGCCAGCACTGGATGTACGAGGGCAAGCACGTCCTCATCGTGTTCGACGACCTGACCAAGCAGGCCGAGGCCTACCGCGCCATCTCGCTGCTGCTGCGTCGCCCGCCGGGCCGCGAGGCTTACCCCGGTGACGTCTTCTACTTGCACTCCCGTCTCCTGGAGCGTTGTGCCAAGCTGTCCGACGAGCTGGGCGGCGGCTCGATGACCGGCCTGCCGATCATCGAGACCAAGGCCAACGACGTCTCGGCGTTCATCCCGACCAACGTCATCTCGATCACCGACGGCCAGGTCTTCCTGGAATCGGACCTCTTCAACAAGGGCGTCCGGCCGGCGATCAACGTCGGTACCTCGGTGTCGCGTGTCGGTGGTGCCGCACAGACCAAGGGCCTGAAGAAGGTGTCCGGCTCGCTGCGTCTGGAGCTTGCCCAGTTCCGTGAGCTCGAAGCGTTCTCCGCGTTCGCCTCCGACCTCGACGACGCGTCCAAGGCGCAGCTCGAGCGCGGTGCGCGCTGGGTCGAGATGCTCAAGCAGGGTCAGTACAGCCCGTTCTCCGTGGAGGACGAGATCGTCTCGATCTACCTCTGCGGTGAGGGCCACTACGACTCCGTTCCGGTCGACGACGTCCGTAACTTCGAGACCCAGCTGCTCAGCCATCTGCACCACGAGGCGAAGGGCGTCTACGACTCGATCGCCGGTGGCAAGGTGCTGTCCGACGACCAGGCCGAGGCGCTGGTCGACGAGACCAACAAGTTCAAGAACAGCTACCTGACGCACGACGGCAAGCGCGTGGTGAACGAGGCCGAGGCCAAGGCCATGGACTCCGAGGACGTCGAGCACGAGCAGATCACGGTTCGCAAGTCGTGA